The nucleotide window ATACTCGAAAAGATCGGCTGCGTCCCCCTGGACAAATCGCCTCAAGACAAGGCGTTCGGTTTCGATGGCTTCCATTTGCTTCCTTTCTGATCCCTTCAGCTGGCCCATGGCATCGCAGTAGCGTGCCGGCCAAGACGAAGACTTATGCGGGGGATTGGCAGGATTATTGGATTGGCCGTGATGACACCATTTCATGTGAACGCGGCAGCAGGGCCTAAACTACGCGATGTGCGCTTGATCCCGGCGCCCGCGACAGCAAGGGCGCCATCACCTACCGACTCTTGAGCGTCAAGTGGCTGCGGGCCACGGCGGCGCCCTGAGCCCTTCTTCCCAACTCACATTCGCCCAGATTCCGATGAACCACACCACGTCAACCGATCCTAACCGGTACTCGGCAGCAATGCGCTGGCTGCATTGGCTGCGCGCTGGAGCTGTGTTGGGCACGCTGGCCATCGGCCTGATCATGGTGAACCTGCCAGATGAGCTTCAGGCCAAGTTCGATGTGCTGTACCCCAATCACAAGCAGTTCGGCCTGCTCGCGTTGTTGCTGGCCGCCGCCGCACTCATCGTGCGTGCCTGCACCCACGTGCCCAAGCCTCCTGCCAGCTTGGCGCCATGGGAGCGCACTCTCTCCAAGTTCGTGCACTGCGCGCTCCTCGTCCTGCTGATAGCCGTGCCGCTGTTGGGCTATTCGATGTCCAGCACCTTCACGCAAAGTGACGGGGTTCCCTTCTTCTTTTTTGGCCACTTGCCCGAACTACTCCCAAAGAACGATCGCTGGTTCGAGCGCTTCCAGTGGCTGCATCGCGTACTCGCGTACGCACTTTTAGGCTTGCTGGTGCTGCATGTCGCCGGGGCACTCAAACACCGCTTCCTGGACAAGGATTCTCAGGCCGATGTTCTGCGACGCATGCTGTAGCAGGCACTGGGGTGGCGTACACGATCGCCCGGGATGCGACACCTAGTGCCTCAAAGAAAAGAAAAGGGCTGGAAGTCAGGTTCTTTTTCCGGCATGGTTCTGAATTGCACTCCTT belongs to Acidovorax sp. YS12 and includes:
- a CDS encoding cytochrome b — translated: MNHTTSTDPNRYSAAMRWLHWLRAGAVLGTLAIGLIMVNLPDELQAKFDVLYPNHKQFGLLALLLAAAALIVRACTHVPKPPASLAPWERTLSKFVHCALLVLLIAVPLLGYSMSSTFTQSDGVPFFFFGHLPELLPKNDRWFERFQWLHRVLAYALLGLLVLHVAGALKHRFLDKDSQADVLRRML